In Nothobranchius furzeri strain GRZ-AD chromosome 19, NfurGRZ-RIMD1, whole genome shotgun sequence, the following are encoded in one genomic region:
- the LOC107394478 gene encoding zinc finger protein 239, with protein MSKFQSLKIYMEQRLTAAVDDILGHFERTMLEYEEETERRHRDFLGVILAAETKHQITGFSPDLQQLLTETKDTLSEQQQLEESAAVDLEDEEPEPLNIKIEEAETNITMLKLSHVYMKTEDEKEEPQSSQLQHRQTDKTVSLDGEDGERLERDASDVKPKLKVRVEDRSVTQKPYSRQDRGISLNDTRSNSRNLYRCSECGKIFSSPSYLKLHIRCHTGERPFRCPICRKSFSWKGRMQKHVRIHTGEKPFRCSVCGKMFSENGNLKVHMRIHTGEKPFRCSICGKAYAQRGNMKSHMMVHKGETIVKQ; from the exons ATGTCCAAGTTTCAGAGTCTGAAAATTTACATGGAGCAGCGGCTAACTGCGGCTGTGGACGACATACTGGGACATTTTGAAAGGACGATGCTGGAGTATGAAGAGGAGACAGAGCGTCGCCATCGGGACTTTCTGGGTGTGATTTTAGCGGCAGAAACGAAGCATCAAATAAcag GGTTTTCTCCAGATTTGCAGCAGCTGCTGACAGAGACAAAAGACACTCTCTCTGAGCAGCAGCAGTTGGAGGAAAGTGCTGCTGTAGACTTGGAGGATGAAGAGCCAGAACCCCTCAATATTAAAATAGAAGAAGCAGAAACAAACATCACTATGCTTAAACTCAGTCATGTCTACATGAAGACCGAAGACGAAAAGGAAGAACCTCAGTCTTCACAGCTTCAACACAGACAGACCGACAAGACAGTCTCCTTAGATGGAGAAGACGGTGAACGACTTGAACGGGATGCCAGTGACGTGAAACCAAAGCTGAAAGTCAGAGTTGAGGATCGTAGTGTCACCCAGAAACCTTATTCCAGACAAGATCGTGGAATTTCcctaaatgacaccagatctaacAGCAGGAATTTATATCGATGTTCGGAATGTGGGAAAATATTTAGCTCCCCCAGCTATCTTAAGTTACACATAAGATGTCACACAGGTGAAAGGCCCTTCAGGTGTCCTATTTGTAGGAAAAGTTTTTCGTGGAAAGGACGTATGCAGAAACACGTCAGAATCCACACAGGGGAGAAGCCTTTCAGGTGCTCAGTGTGTGGCAAGATGTTCAGTGAAAATGGAAATCTAAAAGTCCACATGAGGATTCACACGGGAGAGAAACCATTCCGCTGCTCCATTTGTGGGAAAGCTTATGCACAGCGGGGGAATATGAAAAGTCACATGATGGTTCACAAAGGAGAGACAATAGTCAAACAATGA
- the LOC107394473 gene encoding gastrula zinc finger protein xFG20-1, with protein sequence MNPFNKRLKVGLKIPVTQKLLKGNILTDELVRISSLDQEDQHDNRCHNNANILKPISDDSEKIFKYCHSGCSEPSQEREKPGSSFDHEAKTDSKRNKGVPGKFCSQVMSQQPRVNGQIKEVSASGSRADMKRFNCFFCGSEFSTGGLLTRHLSDHTGEQLLSCVICKDPFTSEFELKSHLCSSESPQDRELLKCSQCDERFSKSEDLNLHLRIHTKGSLFSCSVCSTSCSDKETLIQHMRIHTRQTQFTCHVCGKDFAWRRHLTKHMEVHMKRKKVFRCRPCGAEFSTYYLLTKHKVVHQLLELSRGQTEENREENEHMESSADGDDFEGLEPTKHPNTEADSQERSVEASACFKAEEGDLWTESTKPEEAKEDLEFFTVKENQEPVFNKEEVKLEDPNPPQIKEEEEEAEISKFPFSSVLVKTEEDEEKPQSLQPRHCHNEESKNSFGGADPEENEKMFSDPDTDDSDFWKPNGKHRSGSNSESDSGRNKAAASLQPESDDSVDSDFWKESRKPQSNVKSSGQEATEIGAKYATVLKPYGCTQCNKVFRYSSYLKIHMKQHTERYFCSVCGHRSIYSSNLKVHMRIHTGEKPFSCSFCPKKFSNKASMQSHMSVHYAERKYSCDKCKKCFGWYTELKYHRCVGGSSHEQTYEEDADINLKRHILYS encoded by the exons ATGAATCCATTTAATAAACGACTGAAAGTGGGGTTGAAAATtccag TCACCCAGAAGCTGTTGAAAGGAAATATTCTTACTGATGAGCTGGTCAGAATCTCCAGTCTGGACCAGGAAGACCAACATGACAACAGGTGTCACAACAATGCAAATATCTTAAAACCTATAAGTGATGACTCTGAAAAAATCTTCAAATATTGTCACTCTGGATGTAGTGAACCATCACAGGAACGTGAGAAACCAGGAAGTAGTTTTGATCATGAGGCAAAAACCGATTCCAAGAGGAACAAAGGTGTTCCAGGTAAATTTTGTAGCCAGGTAATGTCACAGCAGCCACGTGTAAacggtcaaattaaagaagtcagTGCTTCAGGAAGTCGTGCAGATATGAAACGATTCAACTGTTTTTTCTGTGGATCAGAATTTTCAACAGGAGGACTTCTGACACGACACCTGTCTGACCACACAGGAGAGCAGCTGCTCAGCTGTGTTATCTGTAAAGATCCATTCACTTCTGAGTTTGAGCTCAAAAGTCACTTGTGCTCTAGTGAGTCTCCTCAGGATCGAGAGCTGCTAAAGTGCTCTCAGTGTGATGAAAGATTTTCAAAATCTGAAGACTTAAATCTTCATCTGAGAATTCACACAAAGGGAAGCTTGTTCAGCTGTTCGGTTTGCAGCACCAGTTGTAGCGACAAAGAGACGTTAATTCAGCACATGAGGATCCACACCAGACAAACACAGTTTACCTGCCATGTTTGTGGGAAAGACTTTGCATGGAGGAGACACCTGACCAAACACATGGAAGTCCATATGAAAAGGAAAAAGGTTTTCCGCTGCAGACCTTGTGGTGCTGAATTTTCCACTTATTATCTTTTGACTAAACATAAAGTTGTTCATCAGTTATTGGAGCTTTCTCGGGGCCAGACTGAGGAGAATAGGGAGGAGAATGAACACATGGAATCATCAGCTGATGGAGATGATTTTGAAGGGTTAGAGCCAACCAAACATCCAAATACTGAAGCAGATAGTCAAGAGAGAAGTGTGGAGGCTTCAGCGTGCTTCAAAGCTGAAGAAGGTGATTTGTGGACAGAGTCCACAAAACCTGAGGAAGCTAAGGAAGACTTAGAATTTTTTACAGTCAAAGAGAATCAGgaaccagtttttaataaagaaGAGGTGAAGCTTGAAGATCCGAACCCTCCACAGataaaagaagaagaggaggaggctgagatcagCAAGTTTCCATTCAGTTCTGTCCTGGTGAAAACTGAAGAAGATGAGGAGAAACCTCAGTCTTTACAGCCTCGTCACTGTCACAACGAGGAGAGCAAAAACTCTTTCGGAGGGGCAGATCCAGAGGAAAACGAAAAGATGTTTTCTGACCCCGACACCGATGACAGCGACTTTTGGAAACCAAATGGGAAACATCGGTCAGGTTCTAACTCTGAAAGTGATTCTGGAAGGAATAAGGCCGCTGCGTCCCTCCAGCCTGAGAGCGACGACAGCGTTGACAGCGACTTTTGGAAAGAAAGCAGGAAGCCGCAATCAAATGTGAAATCATCAGGACAAGAAGCAACAGAAATTGGAGCAAAATACGCAACTGTTTTAAAACCTTATGGCTGCACTCAATGTAATAAAGTGTTTCGCTACAGTTCGTATTTGAAGATTCACATGAAACAGCACACAGAAAGATATTTTTGTTCGGTTTGTGGTCATAGATCAATTTATAGTTCAAATCTGAAAGttcacatgagaattcacacaggcGAGAAGCCGTTCAGCTGCTCGTTTTGTCCGAAAAAGTTTTCAAACAAGGCAAGCATGCAGTCTCACATGTCTGTCCACTACGCAGAGAGGAAGTACAGCTGCGACAAGTGTAAGAAATGCTTCGGCTGGTACACGGAGCTGAAGTACCACCGGTGTGTGGGTGGTTCCTCTCATGAACAAACATACgaggaagatgcagacataaATCTGAAACGCCACATCCTTTACAGCTGA